TGGGCCTGGCCACGCTGGTCTGACGGCAAGCCGGGGTCGCGGGACCGCCCCGCCCGGTCCGGCAGCATGCCTGCCCTGGCGGGCCCGGAATGCGACACCTCTCATCGACGCCCTGGCGCCGGCAGCCAATACTGCAAGGGTGTCGTCGGCGCCCGGCTCCGCAATCGATCGCGGCCTTGCCATGATTCCTTTTTTGATGCATATTGGCATCAATATTGATTCAAGGAGCCTGCGATGCGCACGACTGTCACGATCGATGACGCCCTGTATGAACAAGCCCTGGAGATGGCGGACCCCGGCATGGACAAAGCAGACCTGTTTCGCGAGGCAATCAAGACATTCGTTCGGGTGCAGGCCGCCAAGCGCCTCGCGGCCCTCGGCGGCGCCGCCCCCGACATGCAGGACATCCCCCGCCGCAGTCCCGAACCCGACGTGAAATGAGCGTGCTCGTCGACACTTCGGTGTGGGTGAGCCATTTCCGGCACCGCAACGACGCCCTGATC
The sequence above is a segment of the Cupriavidus sp. MP-37 genome. Coding sequences within it:
- a CDS encoding type II toxin-antitoxin system VapB family antitoxin, whose translation is MRTTVTIDDALYEQALEMADPGMDKADLFREAIKTFVRVQAAKRLAALGGAAPDMQDIPRRSPEPDVK